From the Daphnia magna isolate NIES linkage group LG3, ASM2063170v1.1, whole genome shotgun sequence genome, one window contains:
- the LOC116919506 gene encoding transcription factor cwo isoform X1, producing MDVGNSSSSKMDKYWVDSPNQCHYDRNLNFAAIGSEDEEAYSNFSKKTKSARDPQSHRIIEKRRRDRMNNCLADLSRLLPSAYMKKGRGRIEKTEIIEMTIKHMKHLQVHACKEMESCDIAVQMEQLHSNTKSDQYRSGFLECITETVQFIGHHQADHHGPFYPGDDFGSRLVAHLHNHYEKISRGEGTSSETGEYSNGITAVTSGTRTGHTNGAGPPVADGEDFVIKSPSVCSTAPQGVQDQFKTSNDNTAESDKMKDDRVQGMFTYMNSGSTSTENHRQQHQQQHSNDNRPTRTSSGSGGDSDESRSNRATRNSDTPSPVNPTTDGSSPTDMDNSSHSGGSNHSSSRSGTSSSQLRQMLLSNSESSRTKSCSSSSQCSSRSNTTQHSSTDDSNSVYKKFKTNIHQRFTADLEHVFPQSSCVMTPSSGSSSSNSLPEQQTQQPSHHSLIERNFEQFHGLKRKKSDGDIHRHANSRYGWNGDIPPPPPPSSPTTRGQRLHSGEIDDPYTIDHTAMQQEQQQSANLQIIQPAENVPIFALHPKGAFYVPMSVELSLVRALFNPPSSSNNAQPLLHPVTISVNFGHPSRVLTAATVADTVLSVQQHSSVIQSPAKITKPESTLLPGLVPVPQIVHHQRHPNPHHQQFDMDPFGTNFSPLPLGDDSSLRVSSREHGSRSSLPRHHDEQPKMFRPPQREESSGYAHGSESRTTREYPIIRSSREHGSRSPAVITANHGTATHSSRWSHLMAKRTHTP from the exons ATGGATGTTGGCAACTCTTCGTCGTCGAAAATGGATAAATACTGGGTAGATTCACCCAACCAGTGCCATTACGACCG GAATTTAAATTTTGCTGCCATCGGAAGTGAAGATGAAGAGGCATATTCAAATTTCTCCAAAAAGACGAAATCAGCTCGCGATCCTCAATCGCATCGCattattgaaaaaagaagGCGTGACCGGATGAACAACTGTTTAGCTGATTTGTCCCGGCTCTTACCATCCGCTTACATGAAAAAGGGGCGTGGCAGGATCGAAAAAACCGAAATCATTGAAATGACAATCAAGCACATGAAACACTTGCAGGTTCACGCCTGCAAAGAAATGG AATCGTGCGATATAGCCGTCCAGATGGAACAGCTGCATAGCAACACGAAATCGGATCAATATCGATCCGGATTTCTTGAATGCATCACCGAAACAGTCCAGTTTATTGGTCACCATCAGGCCGATCATCATGGACCGTTTTATCCTGGAGATGACTTCGGTAGCCGATTGGTCGCCCATCTGCACAACCACTATGAAAAAATCAGTCGCG GCGAAGGAACGAGTTCAGAAACTGGCGAATATTCAAACGGAATAACCGCTGTGACCTCAGGGACAAGGACAGGTCATACGAATGGTGCAGGACCGCCGGTCGCCGACGGAGAAGACTTTGTCATCAAGTCACCTTCAGTCTGTAGCACTGCACCCCAGGGCGTTCAAGATCAATTCAAGACGTCAAACGATAACACag CAGAAAGTGATAAGATGAAGGATGATCGAGTTCAAGGCATGTTTACCTACATGAATAGTGGCAGTACTTCTACCGAAAATCaccgtcaacagcatcaacaacaacattcCAACGACAACAGACCGACACGAACATCTTCCGGATCTGGCGGTGATAGCGACGAATCACGGTCAAACAGAGCTACACGTAATTCAGATACGCCATCGCCCGTCAATCCAACAACAGATGGATCATCACCTACCGACATGGACAATTCTAGTCACAGTGGAGGATCTAATCATTCCTCTTCGAGGTCTGGAACATCTTCCTCCCAATTGCGTCAAATGTTGCTATCCAACAGCGAATCGAGCCGAACAAAAAGTTGTTCGTCATCCAGCCAATGCAGCAGTAGAAGCAACACCACTCAACATAGCAGTACGGACGATTCCAACAGTGTGTACAAGAAATTCAAGACAAACATTCATCAGAGGTTTACCGCCGATCTGGAGCACGTCTTCCCACAATCCAGCTGCGTGATGACACCTTCTTCCGGCTCTTCCTCGAGTAACAGTCTTCCTGAACAACAGACGCAACAACCTAGCCATCATTCGTTAATCGAACGAAACTTTGAACAAT TTCACGGcctcaaaaggaaaaagtcgGACGGAGATATTCATAGGCACGCTAATTCAAGGTATGGTTGGAATGGCGACATACCTCCTCCACCTCCACCATCATCTCCGACGACAAGAGGCCAAAGACTTCATTCTGGAGAAATAGACGATCCCTATACCATCGATCACACAGCAATGCAACAAGAGCAACAGCAATCAGCGAATTTGCAAATAATCCAACCAGCTGAAAACGTCCCTATTTTTGCACTGCATCCAAAAGGTGCATTTTACGTTCCCATGAGTGTCGAGCTATCACTTGTGAGGGCTCTTTTTAATCCACCGTCGTCATCCAACAACGCCCAACCTTTGCTTCATCCAGTTACCATCAGCGTAAATTTTGGTCATCCGTCAAGGGTCTTGACTGCTGCTACTGTAGCCGACACAGTGTTATCTGTACAACAGCATTCTTCAGTTATCCAGTCACCTGCTAAAATAACAAAACCAGAATCAACCCTTTTACCCGGATTAGTTCCAGTGCCACAAATCGTCCATCACCAAAGGCACCCAAATCCACATCACCAACAATTTGACATGGATCCATTTGGCACCAATTTTAGTCCATTACCTCTAGGAGATGACAGTAGTTTACGTGTCAGTAGTCGAGAACATGGCAGTCGTTCGTCATTGCCGAGGCACCATGACGAGCAGCCTAAAATGTTCCGTCCACCACAGCGAGAAGAAAGCAGTGGATACGCCCACGGATCCGAAAGCCGTACAACCAGAGAGTACCCTATCATCAGGTCGTCACGCGAACACGGTAGCCGATCTCCAGCCGTGATCACGGCAAATCACGGGACGGCGACTCATTCCTCCCGATGGTCCCATCTAATGGCCAAACGCACTCACACCCCGTGA
- the LOC116919507 gene encoding mitochondrial-processing peptidase subunit beta, giving the protein MASKILRVSPMLLKLANGSSLVKNSTRLRATSAALNYEQTLVNVPPTKLTVLDNGLRVASEDSGAPTATVGIWIDAGSRNETEANNGVAHFLEHMAFKGTGKRSQTDLELEIENMGAHLNAYTSREQTVFYAKCLSEDVGRSIEILSDILQNSKLGEPEIERERGVILREMQEVETNLQEVVFDHLHATAYQGTPLGRTILGPTKNIQSLSRNDLVEYIKTHYGASRMVLAAAGGVKHEDLVKIAQTHLGSLSASLDSKVSLPTRCRFTGSEIRVRDDDMPFAHIAIAVEGCGWTNADNFPLMVANTIIGSWDRSQGGGANLASNLASYSAQSNLCHSFQSFNTCYKDTGLWGIYFVCEPMKCEPMLYNIQSEWMRLCTAPTPMEVERAKNLLKTSMLLQLDGTTPVCEDVGRQMLCYGRRLPLHELEARIDSVTPVDVRDACNKYIYDQCPAVAAVGPVENLPDYNRIRSSMYWLRV; this is encoded by the exons ATGGCCTCCAAAATTTTGCGAGTTTCTCCAATGCTATTGAAATTAGCCAATGGCTCTTCATTGGttaag AATTCCACGAGGCTTAGGGCTACTTCTGCTGCTCTTAATTACGAGCAAACATTGGTTAATGTCCCTCCAACTAAATTAACTGTGCTGGATAATGGGTTACGAGTAGCTTCAGAGGACAGTGGTGCCCCTACTGCCACCGTTGGAATCTGGATTGATGCAGGATCCAGAAACGAAACCGAAGCCAACAATGGTGTAGCTCACTTTCTGGAGCATATGGCATTCAAG GGCACTGGCAAACGATCCCAGACAGACTTGGAGCTTGAGATTGAAAACATGGGTGCTCATTTGAATGCTTATACTTCTCGGGAGCAAACTGTCTTCTACGCCAAATGCTTATCAGAAGATGTTGGTCGCTCTATCGAAATCCTGTCCGACATCCTCCAGAACTCCAAATTGGGAGAGCCAGAGATTGAACGTGAACGCGGCGTTATCTTGAGGGAAATGCAAGAGGTCGAGACCAATCTTCAGGAAGTGGTGTTTGATCACCTCCACGCTACTGCCTACCAGGGCACTCCATTGGGCCGCACCATTCTGGGCCCAACAAAGAACATTCA gtcgCTCTCTCGCAATGACTTGGTAGAGTACATCAAGACTCACTACGGTGCTTCTCGTATGGTTTTGGCTGCTGCTGGTGGTGTTAAGCACGAAGATCTCGTCAAGATAGCCCAAACACATCTTGGCTCTTTGTCTGCCTCCTTGGATAGTAAAGTCTCTCTGCCAACCCGCTGCCGATTTACAG GATCGGAAATTCGTGTGCGTGACGATGACATGCCATTCGCACACATCGCGATCGCAGTTGAGGGTTGCGGCTGGACCAATGCCGACAACTTCCCATTGATGGTGGCTAACACTATCATTGGCTCGTGGGACCGTTCCCAAGGTGGTGGTGCCAACCTGGCCTCAAACTTGGCCAGCTATTCTGCCCAGTCTAATCTGTGCCACTCCTTCCAGTCCTTCAACACCTGCTACAAGGACACTGGTCTTTGGGGCATCTACTTTGTTTGTGAACCCATGAAATGCGAG CCGATGCTATACAACATTCAAAGCGAGTGGATGAGGTTGTGTACAGCTCCAACCCCGATGGAAGTAGAGCGTGCCAAGAACCTCCTCAAGACTTCGATGTTGTTGCAGTTGGACGGAACAACACCCGTTTGTGAAGATGTCGGTCGTCAGATGCTTTGCTATGGACGGCGTCTCCCTCTCCACGAGCTTGAGGCACGTATCGACTCGGTGACCCCGGTCGATGTTCGTGACGCTTGCAACAAATACATTTATGACCAATGTCCAGCTGTAGCAGCTGTCGGTCCCGTTGAAAACCTTCCCGATTACAACCGCATCCGCTCGTCCATGTACTGGCTTCGAGTGTAA
- the LOC116919506 gene encoding transcription factor cwo isoform X2 produces MDVGNSSSSKMDKYWVDSPNQCHYDRNLNFAAIGSEDEEAYSNFSKKTKSARDPQSHRIIEKRRRDRMNNCLADLSRLLPSAYMKKGRGRIEKTEIIEMTIKHMKHLQVHACKEMESCDIAVQMEQLHSNTKSDQYRSGFLECITETVQFIGHHQADHHGPFYPGDDFGSRLVAHLHNHYEKISRGEGTSSETGEYSNGITAVTSGTRTGHTNGAGPPVADGEDFVIKSPSVCSTAPQGVQDQFKTSNDNTESDKMKDDRVQGMFTYMNSGSTSTENHRQQHQQQHSNDNRPTRTSSGSGGDSDESRSNRATRNSDTPSPVNPTTDGSSPTDMDNSSHSGGSNHSSSRSGTSSSQLRQMLLSNSESSRTKSCSSSSQCSSRSNTTQHSSTDDSNSVYKKFKTNIHQRFTADLEHVFPQSSCVMTPSSGSSSSNSLPEQQTQQPSHHSLIERNFEQFHGLKRKKSDGDIHRHANSRYGWNGDIPPPPPPSSPTTRGQRLHSGEIDDPYTIDHTAMQQEQQQSANLQIIQPAENVPIFALHPKGAFYVPMSVELSLVRALFNPPSSSNNAQPLLHPVTISVNFGHPSRVLTAATVADTVLSVQQHSSVIQSPAKITKPESTLLPGLVPVPQIVHHQRHPNPHHQQFDMDPFGTNFSPLPLGDDSSLRVSSREHGSRSSLPRHHDEQPKMFRPPQREESSGYAHGSESRTTREYPIIRSSREHGSRSPAVITANHGTATHSSRWSHLMAKRTHTP; encoded by the exons ATGGATGTTGGCAACTCTTCGTCGTCGAAAATGGATAAATACTGGGTAGATTCACCCAACCAGTGCCATTACGACCG GAATTTAAATTTTGCTGCCATCGGAAGTGAAGATGAAGAGGCATATTCAAATTTCTCCAAAAAGACGAAATCAGCTCGCGATCCTCAATCGCATCGCattattgaaaaaagaagGCGTGACCGGATGAACAACTGTTTAGCTGATTTGTCCCGGCTCTTACCATCCGCTTACATGAAAAAGGGGCGTGGCAGGATCGAAAAAACCGAAATCATTGAAATGACAATCAAGCACATGAAACACTTGCAGGTTCACGCCTGCAAAGAAATGG AATCGTGCGATATAGCCGTCCAGATGGAACAGCTGCATAGCAACACGAAATCGGATCAATATCGATCCGGATTTCTTGAATGCATCACCGAAACAGTCCAGTTTATTGGTCACCATCAGGCCGATCATCATGGACCGTTTTATCCTGGAGATGACTTCGGTAGCCGATTGGTCGCCCATCTGCACAACCACTATGAAAAAATCAGTCGCG GCGAAGGAACGAGTTCAGAAACTGGCGAATATTCAAACGGAATAACCGCTGTGACCTCAGGGACAAGGACAGGTCATACGAATGGTGCAGGACCGCCGGTCGCCGACGGAGAAGACTTTGTCATCAAGTCACCTTCAGTCTGTAGCACTGCACCCCAGGGCGTTCAAGATCAATTCAAGACGTCAAACGATAACACag AAAGTGATAAGATGAAGGATGATCGAGTTCAAGGCATGTTTACCTACATGAATAGTGGCAGTACTTCTACCGAAAATCaccgtcaacagcatcaacaacaacattcCAACGACAACAGACCGACACGAACATCTTCCGGATCTGGCGGTGATAGCGACGAATCACGGTCAAACAGAGCTACACGTAATTCAGATACGCCATCGCCCGTCAATCCAACAACAGATGGATCATCACCTACCGACATGGACAATTCTAGTCACAGTGGAGGATCTAATCATTCCTCTTCGAGGTCTGGAACATCTTCCTCCCAATTGCGTCAAATGTTGCTATCCAACAGCGAATCGAGCCGAACAAAAAGTTGTTCGTCATCCAGCCAATGCAGCAGTAGAAGCAACACCACTCAACATAGCAGTACGGACGATTCCAACAGTGTGTACAAGAAATTCAAGACAAACATTCATCAGAGGTTTACCGCCGATCTGGAGCACGTCTTCCCACAATCCAGCTGCGTGATGACACCTTCTTCCGGCTCTTCCTCGAGTAACAGTCTTCCTGAACAACAGACGCAACAACCTAGCCATCATTCGTTAATCGAACGAAACTTTGAACAAT TTCACGGcctcaaaaggaaaaagtcgGACGGAGATATTCATAGGCACGCTAATTCAAGGTATGGTTGGAATGGCGACATACCTCCTCCACCTCCACCATCATCTCCGACGACAAGAGGCCAAAGACTTCATTCTGGAGAAATAGACGATCCCTATACCATCGATCACACAGCAATGCAACAAGAGCAACAGCAATCAGCGAATTTGCAAATAATCCAACCAGCTGAAAACGTCCCTATTTTTGCACTGCATCCAAAAGGTGCATTTTACGTTCCCATGAGTGTCGAGCTATCACTTGTGAGGGCTCTTTTTAATCCACCGTCGTCATCCAACAACGCCCAACCTTTGCTTCATCCAGTTACCATCAGCGTAAATTTTGGTCATCCGTCAAGGGTCTTGACTGCTGCTACTGTAGCCGACACAGTGTTATCTGTACAACAGCATTCTTCAGTTATCCAGTCACCTGCTAAAATAACAAAACCAGAATCAACCCTTTTACCCGGATTAGTTCCAGTGCCACAAATCGTCCATCACCAAAGGCACCCAAATCCACATCACCAACAATTTGACATGGATCCATTTGGCACCAATTTTAGTCCATTACCTCTAGGAGATGACAGTAGTTTACGTGTCAGTAGTCGAGAACATGGCAGTCGTTCGTCATTGCCGAGGCACCATGACGAGCAGCCTAAAATGTTCCGTCCACCACAGCGAGAAGAAAGCAGTGGATACGCCCACGGATCCGAAAGCCGTACAACCAGAGAGTACCCTATCATCAGGTCGTCACGCGAACACGGTAGCCGATCTCCAGCCGTGATCACGGCAAATCACGGGACGGCGACTCATTCCTCCCGATGGTCCCATCTAATGGCCAAACGCACTCACACCCCGTGA
- the LOC116919508 gene encoding uncharacterized protein LOC116919508, which translates to MPVFINRNSLYLINHLKTISGRNSVSRMNKNVFIYNVFRHLQTSCTSQKDDTKLVKTVEKTVNPYGYLELNNLDLDVSIKPTCPNMFPDMNKVICSFYSKTEQTAPQLIYQDEKVSLLANKTYHPKESHCSISIPIKYHVDSANILGHNSVHVESMESASVRITTGSGDITSNSLKGDFISLLTQTGNVKCSGLSQGRITIHSGSGDIHGQKFQGPALVVATNSGNITAESVYSDESRFVSATGNITLKNLHRKCNVKITSTGNLTASGMDGSLDAQLGQGQHQIQISQLQENSSIRIVHGSLTLKVPVDCPFGIRVTARSIVVTPEKMKMGSVVTNGECSLFEYQTDNEGQPIIEIEGQNSSVVIENQDWYTSLGLKLQK; encoded by the exons ATGCCTGTGTTTATTAATAGGAACAgtttatatttaattaatCACCTGAAAACGATTTCGGGGAGAAACTCAGTGTCTCGTATGAACAAAAACGTATTTATTTACAACGTTTTTCGTCATTTGCAAACAAGTTGCACGTCGCAGAAAGACGACACTAAACTCGTTAAAACCGTCGAGAAAACCGTGAATCCGTATGGATACCTCGAACTTAACAATTTGGATCTTGACGTTTCAATCAAGCCAACATGCCCAAACATGTTTCCTGACATGAATAAAGTAATATGTAGCTTTTATTCTAAAACTGAACAAACAGCCCCACAGCTCATTTATCAAGACGAAAAGGTTTCTTTGCTCGCCAACAAAACTTACCATCCAAAGGAAAGTCATTGTTCAATCAGTATTCCTATCAAATACC ATGTTGATTCTGCTAATATTTTGGGACATAACTCTGTTCATGTTGAATCAATGGAATCAGCTTCAGTCAGAATCACCACTGGATCTGGAGACATCACCTCTAACAGCCTCAAAGGAGATTTTATAAGCTTACTCACCCAAACTGGTAATGTTAAATGCTCAGGCCTGTCTCAGGGAAGAATTACCATCCACAGTGGCAGTGGG GACATTCACGGCCAGAAATTTCAAGGACCTGCGCTAGTAGTTGCCACGAATTCAGGAAATATCACGGCAGAATCAGTGTACTCAGACGAGTCGCGATTCGTTTCAGCAACTGGCAACATCACGTTGAAAAATCTTCACCGAAAATGCAATGTAAAAATTACGAGCACTGGAAATCTAACTGCTT CTGGTATGGATGGCAGTTTGGATGCTCAGCTAGGCCAAGGCCAACATCAAATTCAAATCAGTCAGCTGCAAGAAAATTCCTCGATTCGCATCGTTCACGGCTCGCTGACGCTGAAAGTTCCAGTGGATTGCCCTTTTGGCATTCGTGTCACTGCTCGATCGATCGTGGTCACACCGGAAAAGATGAAGATGGGGAGTGTCGTGACCAACGGCGAATGTAGCTTGTTCGAATACCAGACAGACAACGAGGGCCAGCCGATTATTGAGATCGAAGGCCAGAACAGCAGCGTTGTGATAGAAAACCAAGATTGGTACACGTCTTTGGGACTCAAGTTGcagaaatag
- the LOC116919509 gene encoding holocytochrome c-type synthase isoform X2, which yields MGNTTSIAQTTADSLTKPLYGANQTQVQKFSHGNSPHDHRNMKHDGSYPTECPMHAKGEVKAPPAPVQPVEYPSECPMSSDHKSETKTESIQAQTMQYPSECPMSGENGSLLLNTSGDVNPLNMMPPPNQRPAPDQPFSLPTQRQVSSIPKAGSENEFWQYPSQQMFWNAMLRKGWRWEESALEPKDMDDIIKIHNSNNEQAWREVLKWEALHASECGNPRLKSFGGKAKDYSPRARIRQMLGYELPFDRHDWIIDRCGRDVRYVIDYYDGGKVTEDYKFALLDVRPAMDSFDNCWDRMKVAWWRWRYSREETTPVFEQNDTKENPVKSSVE from the exons ATGGGTAATACAACATCAATTGCTCAAACTACTGCGGATTCTTTAACCAAACCACTGTACGGTGCCAACCAAACCCAGGTTCAGAAA TTTAGCCATGGCAATTCTCCCCACGATCACAGGAACATGAAGCATGATGGTTCATATCCTACTGAGTGCCCAATGCATGCAAAAGGAGAAGTAAAAGCTCCGCCA GCACCTGTACAACCTGTGGAATATCCTAGTGAATGTCCAATGAGCAGTGATCATAaatcagaaacaaaaacagaatcA ATACAAGCCCAAACTATGCAATACCCAAGTGAATGCCCAATGAGTGGAGAAAATGGTTCACTTCTTTTAAATACATCTGGTGATGTAAATCCACTGAACATG ATGCCGCCACCGAATCAAAGACCTGCTCCTGATCAGCCGTTCAGTTTGCCTACACAGAGGCAAGTATCGTCCATCCCGAAAGCGGGAAGTGAAAACGAATTCTGGCAGTATCCCTCTCAGCAG ATGTTTTGGAACGCGATGTTGCGAAAAGGCTGGCGCTGGGAAGAATCAGCTTTAGAGCCAAAAGATATGGACGACATCATCAAGATTCACAATTCAAATAATGAACAAGCTTGGAGAGAA GTTTTAAAATGGGAGGCTCTACACGCGTCTGAATGCGGCAATCCTCGCTTAAAAAGTTTTGGAGGAAAAGCCAAAGATTATTCTCCTAGAGCGAGAATTAGGCAAATGCTGGG CTACGAATTGCCGTTTGATCGCCACGATTGGATTATTGATCGTTGCGGTCGTGACGTTCGCTATGTCATTGATTACTACGACGGCGGGAAGGTGACCGAGGATTATAAATTTGCATTGCTAGACGTGCGGCCAGCCATGGATTCATTCGACAATTGCTGGGATCGGATGAAAGTGGCTTGGTGGCGTTGGAGGTATAGCCGCGAAGAAACCACTCCCGTTTTCGAACAAAACGATACTAAAGAAAATCCAGTCAAAAGTAGCGTAGAgtaa
- the LOC116919509 gene encoding holocytochrome c-type synthase isoform X1 gives MGNTTSIAQTTADSLTKPLYGANQTQVQKQFSHGNSPHDHRNMKHDGSYPTECPMHAKGEVKAPPAPVQPVEYPSECPMSSDHKSETKTESIQAQTMQYPSECPMSGENGSLLLNTSGDVNPLNMMPPPNQRPAPDQPFSLPTQRQVSSIPKAGSENEFWQYPSQQMFWNAMLRKGWRWEESALEPKDMDDIIKIHNSNNEQAWREVLKWEALHASECGNPRLKSFGGKAKDYSPRARIRQMLGYELPFDRHDWIIDRCGRDVRYVIDYYDGGKVTEDYKFALLDVRPAMDSFDNCWDRMKVAWWRWRYSREETTPVFEQNDTKENPVKSSVE, from the exons ATGGGTAATACAACATCAATTGCTCAAACTACTGCGGATTCTTTAACCAAACCACTGTACGGTGCCAACCAAACCCAGGTTCAGAAA CAGTTTAGCCATGGCAATTCTCCCCACGATCACAGGAACATGAAGCATGATGGTTCATATCCTACTGAGTGCCCAATGCATGCAAAAGGAGAAGTAAAAGCTCCGCCA GCACCTGTACAACCTGTGGAATATCCTAGTGAATGTCCAATGAGCAGTGATCATAaatcagaaacaaaaacagaatcA ATACAAGCCCAAACTATGCAATACCCAAGTGAATGCCCAATGAGTGGAGAAAATGGTTCACTTCTTTTAAATACATCTGGTGATGTAAATCCACTGAACATG ATGCCGCCACCGAATCAAAGACCTGCTCCTGATCAGCCGTTCAGTTTGCCTACACAGAGGCAAGTATCGTCCATCCCGAAAGCGGGAAGTGAAAACGAATTCTGGCAGTATCCCTCTCAGCAG ATGTTTTGGAACGCGATGTTGCGAAAAGGCTGGCGCTGGGAAGAATCAGCTTTAGAGCCAAAAGATATGGACGACATCATCAAGATTCACAATTCAAATAATGAACAAGCTTGGAGAGAA GTTTTAAAATGGGAGGCTCTACACGCGTCTGAATGCGGCAATCCTCGCTTAAAAAGTTTTGGAGGAAAAGCCAAAGATTATTCTCCTAGAGCGAGAATTAGGCAAATGCTGGG CTACGAATTGCCGTTTGATCGCCACGATTGGATTATTGATCGTTGCGGTCGTGACGTTCGCTATGTCATTGATTACTACGACGGCGGGAAGGTGACCGAGGATTATAAATTTGCATTGCTAGACGTGCGGCCAGCCATGGATTCATTCGACAATTGCTGGGATCGGATGAAAGTGGCTTGGTGGCGTTGGAGGTATAGCCGCGAAGAAACCACTCCCGTTTTCGAACAAAACGATACTAAAGAAAATCCAGTCAAAAGTAGCGTAGAgtaa